Below is a window of Methanobacteriaceae archaeon DNA.
GAGTTACCATGCAGAAATCGAAACCAAAGAAATCAAACCCTTAAAAGCCTTCGAAGGATTAAAAAATAGGGTTGAAATGCTTGATGAACAACTCAGAAGTCAGGAAATCAAACGTGCAGGGATGGAAAGGGAACTGTCCATTCTAATGGCCCAATCAACAGATTCAACTGTGATAGAAGAAAAACTGGCACAAATGGAGATGAAAGAGAAGGAACTGGATATTGATACTCAAGCTATTAAACTTTTATACAACCTAACCTCATTCTACCATGAAAAAACCATAAACCAGCTCTCTGAACCTCTGGAAACAAAGGTCACCCAGGACTTGGAAAGGTTATTAGGGCCCAAATACTCCCTTAAATTCGATTCAAAAATGAAACCTAGATCAGTCAATGCTTTAGGTGAAGAAGCGCCCCTGGATATTCTCTCCTTCGGAACTCAGGAACAGGTGTGGTGTCTTTTCAGATTAGCATTAGGAAGTATTCTATCTCAGGGAGAAAAACAGTTAGTGGTTCTGGACGATCCCCTGGTAAACACCGATCCAGTGAGAATGCATCATGCCCTGGAAATACTGGAAGAAAATTCTAAAAACATGCAAATAATCGTGGTTACCTGTGATATAGACAAATACAGTTCACTATCTGGCGCTAACTTTATTTCCATGGATGAAAAACTCAAAGAGATTTAATGAGAAATCCCACACAAAAACATTATTTTCTTTCACCACCTAAACTTCCAAAAAGTCTTTAAAAAAAGTTTTCAGGACTAAAATAAATAAATGCTTTAAAAATAAGATAATCAAATATGATCTCTGTTTATAATATTCAGATGGTCTGAGTTCTAAATAAAATAACATACTTAAATAACAAATAGGATGCCAATAGGTTTTTCCATGGGGGATAAAATGTGTGAACAATGTGATTTTTGTGAAAACCCAGGTCTGGATAATTGCATAATCTGCAACAGATGCTACTGTGTTGACCATATGGGTGGAGACGGTTACTGTATTGATTGTTTCTTTGGCACTGGTCTTTTCTAATATTTACAATCCCTATGATTTATATGGTTCCTTCTAAGATATAGAAAATGATTAATAGGGCTGTGGACAAAAAGGAATGATTTTCTAATTTTTTTCCTGGTTTTCATATTCACTCGAACATATTATCTGGTATATTGGGTGCAGAGTATCTTTACTGGTACTGGTTGTCAGCATCACTCCAGTAACCTGCTCTTTTATGTTATGAGAGGCAAGAAACCATTATAAAATGATGGTGATGGCTGCAAACATTCGATATACAGTGATCCCATAATTCTTAATAGACCAGTTCATACATATATTTAAATTGAATTTTAATTGAATGATTTTTATGATTGAAGGGGGTTACAGGAATGCTGGATTTTGGTTTAAGTGACAATGCACAGATGAAGGATTATGCCACTAAATTCTTAAATGAACTCATCCCTGGAGATGAAATAACGGGAGAAATTGTTGTTGGCGAATTTAAAAAAGTACCCATGGGAAAAAGAGAAGTTGCAGAATTCTTCATCATTATAACCGATCATAAAAGTCACAGCAAATGGGTTTGTGAATTAACCACCCCCTATTATCCGGAAACTGACAATATTTACGGTGAAAAAGGAGGTGTGTTTTACACTTTCATTGACAGTTTAAACCATGAGGTTAACAGAACACCTCTTAACTGGCAGGAGAACTATTCAGTGAATTTTAACCGGTTCAGAAATACTATTAATCATAATCTCTCCAGTGTCACTGTGGAAGCTGTAAAACCAGCAGATGAGGATGCAAAAACTGTTAATTTAAAGGTTACCCATGCTGTGGTTAAGACTGAGGTGAAAAAAACTGAACCTAAAACTATTTATGATCTGGCACAGGAAGACTCCATAATACTTATGGCCTATGCTCACCTGCGCAATAAAGGAGACCGGATCACCGTCAAAAACATTTCCTTCGAGCTGAAGTCATTTCTCGATGATGGTAAAATAACAGAAGGCGCTTACAAGACTGCCCTGGAGGAATTGAAAAAATTAAAACCATCAGTTGATAGCGAGTAATGGAATTTCTCATAAATCTCTTTGAATTTTTGCTATTTTTTCAAACGAAATATAAACAGGATAATTTAATTGATTGAAGAAATAATGATCTAATTATAAAAAAAAAGATTACATCACAATCATAAGGGAATATTTTATGAAAATTCAAAGAGGAAGTTTATTTCATCCAGAAAAGGATTATTATAAGGCCGCAGGGATCATCTTACTTGTTGCTGTGATCCAGTTTTTTATGGCAGTTAATCTGGCAGAAACTCAGTATCCTGATTATAACATTGCAAACAATACCTTAAGCTCCCTTGGAGGCACTTTACCATCTGTTGAACCATCAGCAACTATCTTCAACACCAGCATAATCTTACTGGGAATTTTAAGCCTCTTAAGTGTATATTTAATTCTTGAAAGTGGGGGTTGCCGACTCTTCTCATCATGCCTTACCATATCTGCCATGGGGCTGGTGGGTATCGGGATATTCCCCTCCTATGCAGGAGGAGCTCATACATTTTTCGCCTTCATCACCTTACTCTTCGGATGCCTGGCTGTGATATTCTCTTATCGTCTGGGATTGAACATTCCCATGATAATAATATCCATGATAACTGGTTTAATAGGCCTCAGTATCATTATTTTCAGTTTAGTCTTTGGAATGAACAATTTAATTATTAATTATCTGGGAGTGGGAGGCACTGAACGTTTCGTTGCCTATCCACTTCTTTTGTATTTTGCAGGCTTGGGAGGGTATCTCACATGTCGGGGTCAGGATTGGGTGCGAATTAGATTCACAGAAGGATACTTCTAATTTGAATAATTCTGATTTATTTGTGGTTGAATCAAAAAATTTCCTTCGTTTACCTGAACAAAAAAAAATTCTAAATTAAAATTCTTGAATTAAATCAGGAAATATATTGATAGTGACCAGACAAAAAAAATGGTTTTTAAACTTAAATAATATCCATATACCAAAATATATGCTCAGGCTCTTTTCATACTCTGATCAACGTATTTCAGAAGCTCATTACCTAAATCTGAATATATAGTCAGCCTACTAATATCCAAGGGAACGTGAAGTCTTTGCAGCCGAAAATAATCCCCATCATAAGCCTCTTGTGGCCTTATTCCTCCGAAAAAGAATCCACTATCTTCAGCCAGTTCAGCCAGTAAAATAGAAGCTGGCTGACTCACTGGTAGGTCAATAACCACAACCTCTGCACCAGCAAATTCTGCCAAATCATCAGCCACTCGGATAATTTCAAGCCATTGGTGCTCGTTAGATTTTAATACCTTTATTTCACCTTTAAGGAGTGTTTTATCATAATTAACCTGGAAGTCTCCCTCTAACTTCCCAGGTGAAGGCTTGCCAAAGGTGTGAACCTGGCCCATGTTTTCATATATTTTTGATATCATGGCCTGGTGATATTCAGGTACATATATCTTGATGGGTGATGGGGTGGTAAGATAATTAAAACAATGCAGGTAAGATTCTCTTTGTGGGTTTTCATCTTCATTGGCCAGACCTTTAAAAACACGGGGAGGGCATGCTGCAAGATCAATACCACAGGGCCTCCCACCCAACTGTATAATTTTCCTCTGACTGATAATATGACTGGTAACCGGATCCACTGAAACTCCCTTAAGCTGCATATTTACAGCCTTCTCCTGCAGGGCACTATGTATCATTTCCATTATCCCACGACTGCGGTGAGCTGGATCAACCACTAAAAGAGCTTCTTCGGCCATCGGGACAGGGCCGTGGCTAAGCAAGCCTCCATGTCCTACCACATCACCATTTTCAGCAACAGCAACATAACTTATCACCCTACCAGTACCTATAAGGTGTAATAGTCCTTCAGGACGGTAAAAATCTTCATTCTTATAGGAATATCCGTATGCTGCCCAGAAGAGTTGTGCTACTTGTATAGCCTCTTCAGGCTCCATAGGTCTAATAACATAATTTTGATCTGGTGCCAGTTCTGCTGTTCTACTTAT
It encodes the following:
- a CDS encoding DUF998 domain-containing protein, producing the protein MKIQRGSLFHPEKDYYKAAGIILLVAVIQFFMAVNLAETQYPDYNIANNTLSSLGGTLPSVEPSATIFNTSIILLGILSLLSVYLILESGGCRLFSSCLTISAMGLVGIGIFPSYAGGAHTFFAFITLLFGCLAVIFSYRLGLNIPMIIISMITGLIGLSIIIFSLVFGMNNLIINYLGVGGTERFVAYPLLLYFAGLGGYLTCRGQDWVRIRFTEGYF
- a CDS encoding ATP-binding protein, with amino-acid sequence MGQFLTTGLRVPTDKRFLDMVRVYIRKLAYIAGLSDLEVRRLELAAEEAFMNTLEHAYPDGSLGDIFIKAEISETELTLSIRDEGLPFDKSPESYPPPEFAVESPEQGLGFRLIRSAVDEAHFENLGRKGKVLRMVKRLSRSFESEQDVISRTAELAPDQNYVIRPMEPEEAIQVAQLFWAAYGYSYKNEDFYRPEGLLHLIGTGRVISYVAVAENGDVVGHGGLLSHGPVPMAEEALLVVDPAHRSRGIMEMIHSALQEKAVNMQLKGVSVDPVTSHIISQRKIIQLGGRPCGIDLAACPPRVFKGLANEDENPQRESYLHCFNYLTTPSPIKIYVPEYHQAMISKIYENMGQVHTFGKPSPGKLEGDFQVNYDKTLLKGEIKVLKSNEHQWLEIIRVADDLAEFAGAEVVVIDLPVSQPASILLAELAEDSGFFFGGIRPQEAYDGDYFRLQRLHVPLDISRLTIYSDLGNELLKYVDQSMKRA